In Kitasatospora sp. NBC_00240, the following are encoded in one genomic region:
- a CDS encoding MBL fold metallo-hydrolase, whose protein sequence is MFIAGFPAGAWGTNCYLVAPAPGEECVIVDPGHEATQGVEDLIREHRLKPVAVVLTHGHIDHVASVVPICGARGVPAWIHPEDRYMLADPERALGRSLGKQLMGSLTVGEPDDVRELKDGSVLDLAGLQLTVDHAPGHTKGSVTFRTPAAADLPPVLFSGDLLFAGSIGRTDLPGGDSDAIMRSLARVCLPLDDATVVLSGHSTQTTIGRERATNPYLQQAAGAQGAPGFPRRGM, encoded by the coding sequence GTGTTCATCGCCGGATTCCCCGCGGGAGCCTGGGGCACCAACTGCTACCTGGTCGCGCCCGCTCCCGGTGAGGAGTGCGTGATCGTCGACCCGGGCCACGAGGCCACCCAGGGCGTCGAGGACCTGATCCGCGAGCACCGGCTGAAGCCGGTCGCGGTCGTCCTCACCCACGGGCACATCGACCACGTCGCCTCCGTCGTGCCGATCTGCGGCGCCCGCGGCGTCCCGGCCTGGATCCACCCCGAGGACCGCTACATGCTGGCGGACCCGGAGCGGGCGCTCGGCCGTTCGCTCGGGAAGCAGCTGATGGGCTCCCTCACGGTCGGCGAGCCCGACGACGTCCGCGAGCTCAAGGACGGCAGCGTCCTGGACCTGGCCGGGCTGCAGCTCACCGTCGACCACGCCCCGGGCCATACCAAGGGGTCGGTGACCTTCAGGACACCGGCAGCGGCGGACCTCCCTCCGGTGCTGTTCTCGGGCGACCTGCTCTTCGCCGGCTCCATCGGGCGCACGGACCTCCCAGGCGGCGACAGTGACGCGATCATGCGGTCGCTGGCCCGGGTCTGCCTGCCCCTCGACGACGCCACCGTGGTCCTCTCCGGCCACAGCACCCAGACCACCATCGGCCGCGAGCGCGCCACCAACCCCTACCTCCAGCAGGCAGCCGGTGCGCAGGGCGCACCCGGCTTCCCGCGACGAGGAATGTGA
- the ruvB gene encoding Holliday junction branch migration DNA helicase RuvB, with product MTPYDSEPADRLVTAAADGEDQAVEAALRPKLLDEFIGQERVREQLSLVLQAARKRGTAPDHVLLSGPPGLGKTTLSMIIAAELNAPIRITSGPAIQHAGDLAAILSSLTEGEVLFLDEIHRMSRPAEEMLYMAMEDYRVDVIVGKGPGATAIPLELPPFTLVGATTRAGLLPPPLRDRFGFTGHMEFYAPAELERVVHRSAALLDVEIDPAGAAEIAGRSRGTPRIANRLLRRVRDYAQVKHDGTVDQAIAAQALQVYEVDARGLDRLDRAVLGALLRLFGGGPVGLSTLAVAVGEEAETVEEVAEPFLVREGLLARTPRGRIATPAAWQHLGLTPPVQTGPSRAASGQGPRGAVPAQSDLFGAVEEA from the coding sequence ATGACCCCGTACGACTCCGAACCGGCAGACCGGCTGGTGACCGCCGCCGCCGACGGCGAGGACCAGGCGGTCGAGGCGGCGCTGCGCCCCAAGCTGCTGGACGAGTTCATCGGGCAGGAGCGGGTCCGCGAGCAGCTCTCGCTGGTGCTGCAGGCCGCCCGCAAACGCGGCACGGCGCCGGACCACGTGCTGCTCAGCGGTCCGCCCGGACTGGGCAAGACCACCCTGTCGATGATCATCGCGGCCGAGCTGAACGCCCCGATCCGGATCACCTCAGGGCCGGCCATCCAGCACGCGGGCGACCTCGCGGCCATCCTGTCCTCGCTCACCGAGGGTGAGGTGCTCTTCCTCGACGAGATCCACCGGATGTCCCGGCCGGCCGAGGAGATGCTCTACATGGCGATGGAGGACTACCGGGTCGACGTGATCGTCGGCAAGGGCCCGGGCGCCACCGCCATCCCGCTGGAGCTGCCGCCCTTCACGCTCGTCGGTGCGACCACCCGGGCCGGCCTGCTGCCGCCCCCGCTGCGCGACCGCTTCGGCTTCACCGGTCACATGGAGTTCTACGCCCCGGCCGAGCTGGAGCGGGTGGTGCACCGCTCGGCGGCGCTGCTGGACGTGGAGATCGACCCGGCCGGTGCCGCCGAGATCGCCGGCCGCTCCCGGGGCACGCCCCGGATCGCCAACCGGCTGCTGCGCCGGGTCCGGGACTACGCCCAGGTCAAGCACGACGGCACGGTCGACCAGGCGATCGCGGCCCAGGCCCTGCAGGTCTACGAGGTGGACGCCCGGGGCCTGGACCGGCTGGACCGCGCGGTGCTGGGCGCCCTGCTCCGGTTGTTCGGCGGCGGCCCGGTCGGTTTGTCGACACTGGCGGTCGCCGTGGGTGAGGAGGCCGAGACGGTCGAGGAGGTCGCCGAGCCCTTCCTGGTCCGGGAGGGACTGCTGGCCCGTACCCCCCGCGGCCGGATCGCCACTCCCGCCGCCTGGCAGCACCTCGGACTGACCCCACCGGTCCAGACCGGTCCTTCCCGGGCGGCGTCCGGGCAGGGCCCGCGCGGCGCGGTGCCCGCACAGTCGGACCTGTTCGGGGCCGTGGAGGAAGCCTGA
- a CDS encoding bifunctional (p)ppGpp synthetase/guanosine-3',5'-bis(diphosphate) 3'-pyrophosphohydrolase, translated as MPDEVVPTAAPAAPENEPAPAGAAPARPAAPSSRPVAPAARPTSASGMRARLARLGGQRSTVLNPVLEPLFRSIRANDPKADPALLRDIERAYAVAEKWHRGQKRKSGDPYITHPLAVSTILAELGMDAATLMAGLLHDTVEDTDYGLETLRKDFGDSVALLVDGVTKLDRVKFGEAAQAETVRKMVVAMAKDPRVLVIKLADRLHNMRTMRYLKREKQEAKARETLEIYAPLAHRLGMNTIKWELEDLAFAILYPKMYDEIVRLVAERAPKRDEYLATVIDQVQGDLRGARITASVTGRPKHYYSVYQKMIVRGRDFAEIYDLVGIRVLVDTVRDCYAALGTIHARWNPVPGRFKDYIAMPKFNMYQSLHTTVIGPGGKPVELQIRTFDMHRRAEYGIAAHWKYKQRAVAGASKVRTDTPSQVRKDDKAGAVNEMAWLRQLLDWQKETEDPSEFLESLRFDLSNNEVFVFTPKGDVIALPAAATPVDFAFAVHTEVGYRCIGARVNGRLVPLESTLENGDTVEVFTSKAENAGPSRDWLGFVKSPRARNKIKAWFSKERREEAIEQGKESIARAMRKQGLPIQRILTGDSLVTLAHEMRYPDISSLYAAIGEGHVSAQNIVQKLVQALGGEEGATEDLAETATPTHDGGRAARRRAKGDPGIIVKGVEDLWVKLSRCCTPVPGDPIVGFVTRGNGVSVHRADCVNVESLSQQPERMIEVEWAATQSSVFLVAIQVEALDRSRLLSDVTRVLSDQHVNILSAAVQTSRDRVAMSRFTFEMGDPKHLGHVLKAVRGVEGVYDVYRVTSARK; from the coding sequence TTGCCCGACGAGGTTGTGCCCACGGCCGCACCGGCCGCCCCCGAGAACGAGCCCGCGCCCGCGGGGGCCGCCCCGGCACGCCCGGCCGCACCCTCGTCGCGTCCGGTGGCGCCCGCCGCCCGCCCGACCTCCGCGAGCGGTATGCGGGCCCGACTGGCGCGGCTCGGCGGCCAGCGCAGCACGGTGCTCAACCCGGTGCTGGAGCCGCTCTTCCGCAGCATCAGGGCCAACGACCCGAAGGCCGACCCGGCGCTGCTGCGGGACATCGAGCGGGCCTACGCGGTGGCCGAGAAGTGGCACCGCGGGCAGAAGCGCAAGAGCGGCGACCCGTACATCACCCACCCGCTGGCCGTCTCCACCATCCTGGCCGAGCTGGGCATGGACGCCGCGACGCTGATGGCCGGGCTGCTGCACGACACCGTCGAGGACACCGACTACGGCCTGGAGACCCTGCGCAAGGACTTCGGCGACTCGGTGGCCCTGCTGGTCGACGGCGTCACCAAGCTGGACCGGGTGAAGTTCGGCGAGGCCGCGCAGGCCGAGACCGTCCGCAAGATGGTCGTGGCGATGGCCAAGGACCCGCGGGTCCTGGTGATCAAGCTCGCCGACCGCCTGCACAACATGCGCACCATGCGCTACCTCAAGCGGGAGAAGCAGGAGGCGAAGGCCCGCGAGACGCTGGAGATCTACGCCCCGCTGGCGCACCGCCTGGGCATGAACACCATCAAGTGGGAGCTGGAGGACCTCGCGTTCGCGATCCTCTACCCCAAGATGTACGACGAGATCGTGCGGCTGGTCGCCGAGCGCGCCCCCAAGCGGGACGAGTACCTGGCCACCGTCATCGACCAGGTGCAGGGTGACCTGCGCGGCGCCCGGATCACCGCCTCCGTGACCGGCCGGCCGAAGCACTACTACTCGGTCTACCAGAAGATGATCGTGCGGGGCCGCGACTTCGCCGAGATCTACGACCTGGTGGGCATCCGGGTCCTGGTCGACACCGTCCGCGACTGCTACGCGGCGCTGGGCACCATCCACGCGCGGTGGAACCCGGTGCCGGGGCGGTTCAAGGACTACATCGCGATGCCCAAGTTCAACATGTACCAGTCGCTGCACACCACGGTGATCGGCCCCGGCGGCAAGCCGGTCGAGCTGCAGATCCGTACCTTCGACATGCACCGCCGGGCCGAGTACGGCATCGCGGCGCACTGGAAGTACAAGCAGCGCGCGGTGGCCGGTGCCTCCAAGGTCCGCACCGACACCCCGTCGCAGGTCCGCAAGGACGACAAGGCCGGCGCCGTCAACGAGATGGCCTGGCTGCGGCAGCTGCTGGACTGGCAGAAGGAGACCGAGGACCCGAGCGAGTTCCTGGAGTCGCTGCGCTTCGACCTCTCCAACAACGAGGTCTTCGTCTTCACCCCCAAGGGCGACGTGATAGCGCTGCCCGCCGCCGCCACCCCGGTGGACTTCGCGTTCGCGGTGCACACCGAGGTCGGGTACCGCTGCATAGGGGCCCGGGTCAACGGCCGGCTGGTGCCGCTGGAATCCACCCTGGAGAACGGCGACACCGTCGAGGTGTTCACCTCCAAGGCGGAGAACGCCGGCCCCTCCCGGGACTGGCTGGGCTTCGTCAAGTCCCCGAGAGCCCGGAACAAGATCAAGGCCTGGTTCTCCAAGGAGCGCCGCGAGGAGGCGATCGAGCAGGGCAAGGAGTCCATCGCCCGCGCGATGCGCAAGCAGGGCCTGCCGATCCAGCGGATCCTCACCGGGGACTCGCTGGTCACGCTGGCGCACGAGATGCGCTACCCCGACATCTCCTCGCTGTACGCGGCGATCGGCGAGGGCCATGTCTCGGCCCAGAACATCGTCCAGAAGCTGGTGCAGGCGCTCGGCGGCGAGGAGGGTGCCACCGAGGACCTCGCCGAGACGGCCACCCCGACGCACGACGGCGGCCGGGCGGCACGCCGCCGGGCCAAGGGCGACCCGGGCATCATCGTCAAGGGCGTCGAGGACCTCTGGGTCAAGCTCTCGCGCTGCTGCACCCCGGTGCCCGGCGACCCGATCGTCGGCTTCGTGACCCGTGGCAACGGCGTCTCGGTGCACCGCGCGGACTGCGTCAACGTGGAGTCGCTGAGCCAGCAGCCCGAGCGGATGATCGAGGTCGAGTGGGCGGCCACCCAGTCCTCGGTCTTCCTGGTGGCCATCCAGGTCGAGGCGCTGGACCGCTCCCGGCTGCTCTCGGACGTCACCCGGGTGCTGTCCGACCAGCACGTCAACATCCTGTCGGCGGCGGTGCAGACCTCCCGCGACCGGGTGGCGATGAGCCGTTTCACCTTCGAGATGGGCGACCCCAAGCACCTGGGGCACGTGCTGAAGGCCGTCCGCGGCGTCGAGGGCGTCTACGACGTCTACCGGGTCACCTCGGCCCGCAAGTAG
- the secD gene encoding protein translocase subunit SecD encodes MFGTGNTKPRLGIDLAGGTSITLTAESDDPKAINKSNMNIAVAIIQKRVNAMGVSEAEVQTEGDKNIVVNIPKGGDKESAADQVGTTAKLFFRPVLAYAPSGVQPQAPTASPSASASGAPAPAPTASATATGGSTAAAPTPAASGTKAGRALGEALTADAASPSPTASAPAASAPAASAPAAAPSAAATAPSAAELSAALTQGTVPADLQAQFAALDCSVDAQRKDYQTADLTKPTVACSADKEQGYYNKFALGPVQVNGSDISKAQATIDTQNAAGWQVQLQFNDNGSKAFATTTGQLATQAPPANQFAVVLDGGVVSHPQVRESIPGGSAVISGSFTQDEAQGLANVLNFGALPLSFAQSDVVTVSPQLGGDQLKAGLIAGLIGMILVILYSLVYYRGLGLVSIAGLLVSAALTYSIMSLLGAGIGFALNLPAVCGAIVAIGITADSFIVYFERIRDEVREGAPLRPAVQRAWPRARRTILVSDFVSFLCAAVLYLVSVGKVQGFAFTLGLTTALDVVVIFLFTKPMITLLARKKFFSDGHPWSGLDPKRLGARPPIRGTRRRNSAPAATKEA; translated from the coding sequence ATGTTCGGGACGGGCAACACCAAGCCCCGCCTCGGGATCGACCTCGCCGGCGGCACCAGCATCACGCTGACCGCCGAGTCGGACGACCCCAAGGCGATCAACAAGTCCAACATGAACATCGCTGTCGCGATCATCCAGAAGCGTGTCAACGCGATGGGTGTCTCCGAGGCCGAGGTGCAGACCGAGGGCGACAAGAACATTGTCGTCAACATCCCCAAGGGTGGGGACAAGGAGTCTGCGGCCGACCAGGTCGGCACGACTGCGAAGCTCTTCTTCCGCCCGGTCCTGGCCTACGCCCCCAGTGGCGTGCAGCCCCAGGCGCCGACCGCGAGCCCGAGCGCCTCGGCCTCCGGCGCCCCGGCTCCGGCACCGACCGCGAGCGCGACGGCCACCGGCGGCTCCACCGCCGCCGCCCCGACGCCCGCCGCGAGCGGCACCAAGGCCGGCCGTGCCCTCGGTGAGGCCCTGACCGCGGACGCCGCCTCGCCGTCGCCGACGGCCAGTGCCCCGGCCGCCAGCGCCCCGGCTGCCAGCGCTCCGGCCGCGGCCCCGAGCGCCGCCGCCACCGCGCCGTCCGCCGCGGAGCTCTCCGCCGCGCTGACCCAGGGCACCGTCCCGGCCGACCTGCAGGCGCAGTTCGCCGCGCTGGACTGCTCGGTCGACGCGCAGCGCAAGGACTACCAGACGGCCGACCTCACCAAGCCGACGGTCGCCTGCAGCGCCGACAAGGAGCAGGGCTACTACAACAAGTTCGCCCTCGGCCCCGTCCAGGTGAACGGCTCGGACATCTCCAAGGCCCAGGCCACCATCGACACCCAGAACGCCGCCGGCTGGCAGGTCCAGCTGCAGTTCAACGACAACGGGTCGAAGGCCTTCGCGACCACCACCGGTCAGCTGGCCACCCAGGCCCCGCCGGCCAACCAGTTCGCGGTCGTCCTGGACGGCGGCGTGGTCTCCCACCCGCAGGTCCGCGAGTCGATCCCGGGCGGCTCCGCCGTCATCTCCGGCAGCTTCACCCAGGACGAGGCCCAGGGCCTCGCCAACGTGCTGAACTTCGGCGCCCTGCCGCTCAGCTTCGCGCAGAGCGACGTGGTCACCGTCTCGCCGCAGCTCGGCGGGGACCAGCTCAAGGCGGGCCTGATCGCCGGCCTGATCGGCATGATCCTGGTCATCCTGTACTCGCTGGTCTACTACCGCGGCCTCGGCCTGGTCTCGATCGCCGGTCTGCTGGTCTCGGCCGCGCTGACCTACTCGATCATGAGCCTGCTGGGCGCCGGGATCGGCTTCGCGCTGAACCTCCCGGCGGTCTGCGGCGCGATCGTCGCGATCGGTATCACCGCGGACTCCTTCATCGTGTACTTCGAGCGCATCCGCGACGAGGTCCGCGAGGGCGCGCCGCTGCGCCCGGCCGTCCAGCGGGCCTGGCCGCGGGCCCGGCGCACCATCCTGGTGTCGGACTTCGTCTCCTTCCTCTGCGCCGCGGTGCTGTACCTGGTCTCGGTCGGCAAGGTGCAGGGCTTCGCCTTCACCCTCGGCCTGACCACCGCCCTCGACGTCGTGGTGATCTTCCTCTTCACCAAGCCGATGATCACGCTGCTCGCCCGGAAGAAGTTCTTCTCGGACGGCCACCCGTGGTCCGGTCTGGACCCGAAGCGCCTGGGCGCCCGCCCGCCGATCCGCGGCACCCGTCGCCGGAACTCCGCTCCCGCCGCCACGAAGGAGGCCTGA
- the secF gene encoding protein translocase subunit SecF — MSRFSNLGHRLYQGEVSFDFVGRRKLWYSISGVIVLVAAIGLAMGLHLGIEFKGGSVYTVQKSGLTVAQAQTAVNDVTHGTTALVQSTDNGKVRIQISSEVEQSPDSIRSGLAKELSVPVAEIDSQVIGPSWGEQISHKALLGLVIFMVLVTVYMAIAFEWRMAVAALVALIHDLLITIGVYALVGFEVTPGTVIGFLTILGYSLYDTVVVFDTVKENTKGLTKQSKLTYSEAANAGLNQTLVRSINTTVVALLPVAALLFIGGGLLGAGTLNDISLALFIGLAAGAYSSICVATPLLAQLKEEQPEMKALAKRVAQRRASEAKAAAEAAGEGTPEGEEFADEDLPAGMVGQRGQAAGRSRAKGRSTGKR; from the coding sequence ATGTCACGCTTCTCCAATCTGGGCCACCGGCTCTACCAGGGCGAGGTCAGCTTCGACTTCGTCGGGCGCCGCAAGCTCTGGTACAGCATCTCCGGCGTCATCGTGCTGGTCGCGGCCATCGGTCTGGCCATGGGCCTGCACCTGGGCATCGAGTTCAAGGGCGGCTCGGTCTACACCGTCCAGAAGTCCGGCCTGACCGTCGCCCAGGCGCAGACCGCCGTCAACGACGTGACCCACGGCACCACCGCGCTGGTGCAGTCCACGGACAACGGCAAGGTCCGGATCCAGATCAGCTCCGAGGTCGAGCAGTCCCCGGACAGCATCCGCAGCGGTCTCGCCAAGGAACTGAGCGTTCCGGTCGCGGAGATCGACAGCCAGGTGATCGGCCCCAGCTGGGGTGAGCAGATCTCCCACAAGGCGCTGCTCGGCCTGGTCATCTTCATGGTCCTGGTGACGGTCTACATGGCCATCGCCTTCGAGTGGCGGATGGCGGTGGCCGCCCTGGTCGCCCTCATCCACGACCTCCTGATCACCATCGGCGTCTACGCCCTGGTGGGCTTCGAGGTCACCCCCGGTACGGTGATCGGCTTCCTGACCATCCTCGGGTACTCGCTCTACGACACGGTCGTCGTCTTCGACACCGTGAAGGAGAACACCAAGGGGCTCACCAAGCAGAGCAAGCTCACCTACAGCGAGGCGGCCAACGCGGGCCTCAACCAGACCCTGGTGCGGTCCATCAACACCACCGTGGTCGCCCTGCTGCCGGTCGCCGCGCTGCTCTTCATCGGCGGCGGCCTGCTGGGCGCCGGCACCCTGAACGACATCTCGCTCGCGCTGTTCATCGGCCTCGCCGCCGGTGCCTACTCCTCGATCTGCGTCGCCACCCCGCTGCTCGCGCAGCTCAAGGAGGAGCAGCCCGAGATGAAGGCGCTGGCCAAGCGGGTCGCGCAGCGGCGCGCCTCGGAGGCCAAGGCCGCCGCCGAGGCGGCCGGTGAGGGCACCCCCGAGGGCGAGGAGTTCGCCGACGAGGACCTGCCGGCCGGTATGGTCGGTCAGCGTGGCCAGGCGGCCGGGCGCTCCCGCGCCAAGGGCCGTTCCACCGGCAAGCGCTGA
- the yajC gene encoding preprotein translocase subunit YajC, with product MNLIILLLPIIAIVLMFRSQKKRQQQQQSLQTALEPGAGVRTIGGIYAQVKAVNDETVELEIAPGVVAHFTKGAIAAVLDPQEFDAIINGRPLEDELAELAESVEADETEPAEADEKPLSLSKDGADKGDADGGAPASK from the coding sequence GTGAACCTCATCATCCTTCTCCTCCCGATTATCGCGATCGTCCTGATGTTCCGGTCGCAGAAGAAGCGCCAGCAGCAGCAGCAGTCGCTGCAGACCGCGCTGGAGCCGGGGGCCGGAGTGCGCACCATCGGCGGCATCTACGCCCAGGTGAAGGCGGTCAACGACGAGACCGTCGAGCTGGAGATCGCGCCGGGCGTGGTCGCCCACTTCACCAAGGGCGCCATCGCCGCGGTGCTGGACCCGCAGGAGTTCGACGCGATCATCAACGGCCGCCCCCTCGAGGACGAGCTCGCCGAGCTGGCCGAGTCCGTCGAGGCGGACGAGACCGAGCCCGCCGAGGCGGACGAGAAGCCGCTCTCGCTCTCGAAGGACGGCGCGGACAAGGGCGACGCCGACGGCGGGGCTCCCGCGAGCAAGTAG
- a CDS encoding DUF349 domain-containing protein: MSSDPWGRVDEQGTVYVRTADGERVVGSWQAGSPEEALAYFERKYQGIAVEIGLLEKRVRTTDLAAKDAQAALEHLRTQVVEAHAVGDLDALAKRLDALGADIETRREERKVARAKAQDETRAAKDKLVAEAEQLAESTQWREAGDRLRALVDTWKALPRLDRKSDDELWHRFSHARSVFSKHRKAHFATLDAERDHARAAKEKLVAEAEALSGSTEWGDTAAKYRDLMTRWKAAGRAQRDIEDELWARFRGAQDVFFQARSAVFSERDAEQVENQKLKEVLAAEAETLLPIGDLKAAKAALRDISERWEAIGHVPRDARPKLDGRLGTVERAIREAEDAEWQRSNPEAKARAAGMAGLLQGKADKLNADLEKARAAGNASRVAKLEGELAGLQTLLDQAQKSLEEFSG; encoded by the coding sequence ATGAGCAGCGACCCGTGGGGCCGTGTGGACGAGCAGGGGACCGTCTATGTGAGGACGGCGGACGGCGAACGCGTCGTCGGCTCCTGGCAGGCCGGCTCCCCCGAGGAGGCCCTCGCCTACTTCGAGCGCAAGTACCAGGGCATCGCCGTGGAGATCGGCCTGCTGGAGAAGCGGGTGCGCACCACCGACCTGGCGGCCAAGGACGCCCAGGCGGCGCTGGAGCACCTGCGCACCCAGGTCGTCGAGGCGCACGCGGTGGGTGACCTGGACGCGCTGGCCAAGCGCCTGGACGCGCTGGGTGCCGACATCGAGACCCGCCGTGAGGAGCGCAAGGTCGCCCGCGCCAAGGCGCAGGACGAGACCCGCGCAGCCAAGGACAAGCTGGTCGCCGAGGCCGAGCAGCTCGCCGAGTCCACCCAGTGGCGGGAGGCCGGCGACCGGCTGCGCGCCCTGGTGGACACCTGGAAGGCGCTGCCGCGCCTGGACCGCAAGAGCGACGACGAGCTGTGGCACCGCTTCTCGCACGCCCGTTCGGTCTTCTCCAAGCACCGCAAGGCGCACTTCGCGACCCTGGACGCCGAGCGTGACCACGCCCGCGCGGCCAAGGAGAAGCTGGTCGCCGAGGCCGAGGCGCTCTCCGGCTCGACCGAGTGGGGCGACACCGCCGCCAAGTACCGCGACCTGATGACCCGCTGGAAGGCCGCCGGCCGTGCCCAGCGCGACATCGAGGACGAGCTGTGGGCGCGGTTCCGCGGCGCGCAGGACGTCTTCTTCCAGGCCCGCTCCGCCGTGTTCAGCGAGCGCGACGCCGAGCAGGTCGAGAACCAGAAGCTCAAGGAGGTGCTGGCGGCCGAGGCGGAGACGCTGCTGCCGATCGGCGACCTCAAGGCGGCCAAGGCGGCGCTGCGCGACATCAGCGAGCGCTGGGAGGCCATCGGCCACGTCCCGCGCGACGCCCGTCCGAAGCTGGACGGCCGGCTGGGCACCGTCGAGCGGGCGATCCGCGAGGCCGAGGACGCCGAGTGGCAGCGCTCCAACCCGGAGGCCAAGGCCCGCGCGGCCGGCATGGCCGGTCTGCTCCAGGGCAAGGCCGACAAGCTGAACGCCGACCTGGAGAAGGCCCGCGCGGCCGGCAACGCCTCCCGGGTGGCCAAGCTGGAGGGCGAGCTGGCGGGCCTCCAGACCCTGCTGGACCAGGCCCAGAAGAGCCTGGAGGAGTTCAGCGGCTGA
- a CDS encoding peptidylprolyl isomerase, with protein MVTSEQRRRQLAREKYERQAERRAEAQQKARRRNTIIGAALAVVVLAGGGAVIGGVFDSGDKKDKTAQAAPTPTVADPTAAPTRKPVEGCAAPADGKPGGKQWTAEPALTVDTKAAYTATLDTNCGKVTIALDAAKAPHTVNSFAFLSGEQYFDHVKCHRLTTDGIFVLQCGDPTGSGSGGPGYKFADENLTGATYPAGTVAMANAGAGTNGSQFFLVYKDTQLPPNYTPFGKITGGLEALQKIAAAGTLDGGSDGAPMADVTLNSVTTAKG; from the coding sequence GTGGTCACCAGCGAACAGCGGCGGCGGCAGCTCGCCCGCGAGAAGTACGAGCGACAGGCCGAGCGCCGGGCCGAGGCCCAGCAGAAGGCCCGTCGCCGCAACACCATCATCGGCGCCGCGCTCGCGGTCGTCGTGCTCGCGGGCGGCGGCGCCGTGATCGGCGGGGTGTTCGACTCGGGCGACAAGAAGGACAAGACCGCCCAGGCCGCCCCCACCCCGACCGTCGCCGACCCGACGGCGGCGCCGACCCGCAAGCCCGTCGAGGGCTGCGCCGCCCCGGCGGACGGCAAGCCGGGCGGCAAGCAGTGGACGGCCGAGCCGGCCCTGACGGTCGACACCAAGGCCGCGTACACCGCGACCCTGGACACCAACTGCGGCAAGGTGACGATCGCGCTGGACGCCGCCAAGGCGCCGCACACCGTCAACTCCTTCGCGTTCCTGTCCGGGGAGCAGTACTTCGACCACGTGAAGTGCCACCGGCTCACCACCGACGGCATCTTCGTGCTGCAGTGCGGCGACCCGACCGGCAGCGGATCGGGCGGCCCGGGCTACAAGTTCGCCGACGAGAACCTGACCGGCGCCACCTACCCGGCGGGCACCGTGGCGATGGCCAACGCCGGCGCGGGCACCAACGGCAGCCAGTTCTTCCTGGTCTACAAGGACACCCAGCTGCCGCCGAACTACACCCCGTTCGGGAAGATCACCGGCGGTCTGGAGGCCCTCCAGAAGATCGCCGCCGCGGGCACCCTGGACGGCGGCTCGGACGGTGCGCCGATGGCCGACGTCACCCTCAACTCGGTGACCACCGCGAAGGGTTGA
- a CDS encoding adenine phosphoribosyltransferase, producing the protein MTSPATDLAGLLTSRIRDVPDYPKSGVLFKDIAPLLADAEAFAALTQALAERATALGATKVVGLEARGFVLAAPAAFAAGLGFVPIRKKGKLPGEVHAQSYDLEYGSATLEVQCDAFTPGERVLVVDDVLATGGTIGASLDLVRRAGAQLAGVVVLMELGFLDGRERLAAHLDGAPLETLVVV; encoded by the coding sequence GTGACCTCCCCCGCCACCGACCTCGCCGGCCTGCTGACCAGCAGGATCCGCGATGTTCCGGACTACCCGAAGTCCGGCGTGCTGTTCAAGGACATCGCGCCGCTGCTCGCCGACGCCGAGGCCTTCGCGGCCCTCACCCAGGCGCTGGCGGAGCGGGCCACGGCGCTCGGGGCGACCAAGGTGGTGGGCCTGGAGGCGCGCGGCTTCGTGCTGGCGGCCCCGGCGGCCTTCGCGGCCGGGCTCGGCTTCGTGCCGATCCGCAAGAAGGGCAAGCTGCCCGGCGAGGTCCACGCGCAGTCCTACGACCTGGAGTACGGCTCGGCGACGCTGGAGGTCCAGTGCGACGCCTTCACCCCGGGTGAGCGGGTGCTGGTGGTCGACGACGTCCTGGCGACCGGTGGCACCATCGGCGCCTCGCTGGACCTCGTCCGGCGGGCCGGCGCACAGCTGGCCGGCGTGGTCGTCCTGATGGAGCTGGGCTTCCTGGACGGCCGGGAGCGCCTGGCGGCGCATCTCGACGGCGCTCCGCTGGAGACGCTGGTCGTGGTCTGA